From Labrus bergylta chromosome 22, fLabBer1.1, whole genome shotgun sequence, one genomic window encodes:
- the LOC109978675 gene encoding uncharacterized protein, whose protein sequence is MRNCILITASLLCSLVWISVSGLKSQTVEVQSGDEATLQCSNFSSTYTQIIWFRLNRSEPRCISHMFRSFEPATFCSGFKDGKFNMASNISTVFLNIKQVDLSDSGLYFCGYYVSRYPLIVDATFLEVQEVNYEMTKLVIVVLVSLVVVMVMIVICLSVKIKWLHKAHIEEQDPQQDENLGADSLIYSAVTIHPKTERKLRPDPNREDNKSCIYSGTR, encoded by the exons ATGAGGAACTGTATCTTGATAACAGCTTCACTTCTCTGCAGCCTCG tttggATCTCCGTCTCAGGTTTGAAGTCTCAGACTGTGGAGGTCCAGTCTGGTGATGAAGCCACACTGCAGTGCTCCAACTTTTCCAGTACTTACACACAGATCATTTGGTTCAGACTGAACAGAAGTGAGCCTCGCTGCATCTCCCATATGTTTAGGTCTTTTGAACCTGCTACATTCTGCAGTGGATTCAAAGATGGAAAATTCAACATGGCATCAAACATTTCCACTGTCTTCCTCAACATCAAACAAGTGGATTTGTCCGACTCTGGACTTTATTTTTGTGGATATTATGTGAGCAGATATCCACTGATTGTTGATGCAACATTTTTAGAGGTTCAAG aagtgaATTATGAAATGACAAAGCTGGTGATCGTGGTCCTGGTCAGTTtggtggttgtcatggtgatgatcgtcatttgtctgtctgttaaaATCAAATGGCTTCACAAAG CTCATATTGAAGAACAGGACCCACAACAGGACGAG AATCTCGGGGCAGACAGCCTGATCTATTCGGCTGTGACTATTCATCCAAAAACCGAGCGAAAACTCAGGCCTGACCCCAACAGAGAAGACAACAAGAGTTGTATTTATTCAGGCACCAGATAG